cccttcagtcatgcccaattctgtgcgaccctgtggactgcagcctgcaagatgccttgtccataggattctccagcaagaatactggagtgggttgctgtgccctcctccaggggatcttcctgacccaggggtctaacccttgtctcttatgtctcctgcattggcaggagggttctttatagaagcaacctaaatgtccatcaaaggatgaatgaataaaaagccacacacacatactcaatggaatattaaccagccatgaaaaaggaggaaatccttccattttcaaaaacattGATGGAATTTGGGGGGCAATGTGCAAAATAAATAAGCCAGACTACATGCTatcacatacatgtggaatctggagGGGTGGaatgtcaaattcatagaaacagagagtagaaaaaATGATTTCCAAGGGCTAGAGGCTGGGAAATAACAAGAGAGTGGTAAATGTTACAGTGAATAAATTACAGTGACAAGATTAATAAGGTTTCAGGATCTAATGtaaaacatggtgactatagttgataacacTCTATTTGTAACTGAAATTTGCTGAGTAGAATTTGtattttcaaatacaaaaaataaataaatacaaaaaagacataaatatttGAAGTGATGGATGAGAATTCTTTtaccatgtatatgtatgtcaaACCACCATGACATACACTTTAAATATTCTACAATTTTATGTCAATTATGCTTTAACAAAGCTGAAATTatagatttataaataaataaaattcaaagaatgagatttaaaatcttttcactggctttttttcagtcattagcTTAGTCATAATTTATTCTCTAAAAACATAACCAAACAAAGAAATACACTTCATATTTACTGAGACCAATTTGATCCAGACTCTCTGATAAGAAcagaagttaaaaacaaaatggaaaataagactTGATGGTGAATTGATACAAATTTACATACTAGCTCTgtagaaatggttttgaaaactcTGGCAAGCCATTTGCTTAATCTGAATCTCAATtttcacatgtatatatttaaaataacaagaaTGTGTTGTTGTAACCATTgaatttgggaaaatattttgaaaactgagaaaaactTCTATGGAAAGCAAGTGTATTATTTGTTTTGCATGAAACAAATAATaatctgtattttattattttgttacttACTGAAGTGACAGATAAAATGTATTGATGAAATGTATTTTACACataaagtaaagtcactcagtcctgtctgactctttgtgactccatggactgtagcctaccaggctcctctgtccacgggattttccaggcaagactactggagtgggttgccatttccttctccatgcccaAATAGCATTCAGTGATACCTGTCTTAGAAAATtttgttataaataaaataactgtaTTTTAAGACAATTATATTTTAAGCCTAATCCGCTATTTATGAATACATAGTCTTTCTAacgtatttcagactcttcaagatttttgttttgtctgattttaaaaaactgcCAGTCCATCAGGGTAATAGGAAGAACACCGCGGCGGAGCGGTTTGGTCGTTCGTTAGAGGGGGTTCCGCCCTTCGCCCGGCTCTCCGTTGGGCAGCAGAGGAGGCGCCGCGTTCGAAGAAGTGGCCTAGGACTTGGGCAGCGGTCTCAAAGAAAATGGCCCGGACCAAGAGGACAGCTTGTAAATCCACGGGTAGGAAAGCGCCCCACAAACAGCTGGTCATCGAAGCGGCCGGGAAAAGCGACCCCTCTACCAGCGGGATGACGAGACCTCATCGCTACAGGCCCGGGACCGTTGCCCTCCGAGAAATCCGTCCTTACCAGAAATCCACCCATTTTCTGATTCGGAAGCTGCCTTTCCAGAGGTTGGTGAGGGAGATCGCCCAGGATTTCAAAACCGACTTGAAGTTCCAGAGTGCCGCCATCCGCACGCTGCAGGAGGCTAGCGAAGCGTACCTGGTGGGTTTGTCTGAAGATCCTCAGCCGTGCGCCGTCCATGCGGAGTCACCGTCACGCCCCAAAGACATCCCGTTGGCTCGCTGGATAGGGGAGGGGGCCGGAGGGGAGTTTCACTGAAGACAGTTTTTGTGGTGTTTTGTAGTGAATTCTGTAAAATACTTTGGCTtagtttgtgacttttttttggtAGGAAATTGTTTATAGTATGTTGTGTTTGTACTTAAGTCGTTCCATCTTTCACTCAGGATGAGTGGGAAAAGTGGCGGTTCACAGACCTCAGTTAATATGAGCACTGTTGCTCAGAAAAGACAAGTTGTTAATATGCAAAAGGGACGAGTGatatttcttgcttctcatgATGCATGTTTTCTGTAGGTTAATGACCTGTTGGGTAATTATTATGGTACTAGAATTGATAAACCTATACTGGGTCCTTTTGCGGTAAAAGTGGTTATGACTTGATCTAAGTGTTTTTAACAGTTGGGGCTGTTAAGTCCAACCATACATGACTGTGATAGAATGTGGGCTTTTTCAAGGGATGAAGATACAAGTCTTAACCACAGTGTAACTTGCAGTTtccttcaaaacaaaaaaaagtaaaccTCACAGCTATAGAATACACTATGTGCATTTATAACAGCTATTTTGTATATTGTAGTGTCAGCGTTTTAAAATTAAGTGTTTCACATTGACATGTAGTGGGGAGTCTTGTCATTAAGCTGTGTGGGATTCAGAGTATAGTTGGTTTTCTCCTAACTAGACTGCACGTTTTCCTACATAGTTAAAGTGCTTTTGCACATTATACCTTGTGTAAGTCCTCATTGTACCATGTGTTAACTAACCCTCTAGGTGATAATGCAAACACTGGATTGATTTGTAAGGGCCCTAGAATATAATACAAGCTATTCATACCAACATCATCTGTTACTTATAGTTAGTGCAGCTTTTCTTTGTGTTGTGGTTGGTCTCATAACTATGTTGAGTTGTTCTCTATCAAGAGGGAACAACGCTGAAGTTATTTTCCTTGTGGAGTTTGTATTATAATAATCCTTTGAGTAAACTTGCTGTGGGGCATACATAGCTTCAGTTTACAGAACCTCTGTCAGCTAAAATAGAGCtttctaggtggcactagtggtaaagaatgtgcctgccaatacaggagccaaagatgtgggttcgatccctgggttgggaagatcccctggaggaggaaacagcagcccactccagtattcttgcctggagaatcccatgtagcCTGACgggggtcatgaaagagtcagacagacaccactgaagcgacttagcacactcaCTTACCAGTTAAAATGGTGTCATCTGGCATAAGTTCCAGCGAAAATCATTTCATAGAGATGTCTTTccaagtgattttaaaatttatccttcTACTGAAGTTTTTAGGTCAATTATGTATGTTGACTAATtttacaagtgaacttatttaccaaaaaaaaataccCCAATCCATCTTTTATACTTTATAGTTAGTACACACccaatatatttcatattttaattcctttaatacatttacatttaatttttaaaatacagttgtaCCACTGGTAAAAATTACTTTGTAAGAATTTCTATTTAACCGTTCTCTCTGGGTCATGTAATTTAGGCACATAGTTTGAAGAGAAGTTGGTACAAACTCCTAGTGAAACCCCaatcaatttaaattttttacaaaGACTTGTAGgtgtttttggagaaggaaatggtaacccattccagtactcttgcctggaaaatcccatggacggaggagcctggtgggccgcagtccatggagtcgttgcgactcggacacgactgagagacttcactttcacttttcactttcttgcactggagaaggaaatggcagcccactccagtgttcttgcctggagaatcccagggacgggggagcctggtgggctgccgtctatggggtcacacagggtcggacacgactgaagcgacttagcagcagtagcagcagtaggtGTTTTGAATTGTTCCTTCGATCAGGTAAAAAACTGAATGGGAAAATGCAGGTGCATTTATGCAAATAGCTATCCTTAATGAAAACGTGAAATTTCATATGACCattacttttacttatttatacaCAAAACATGCTTAAATATTGTGATATGTATAAAACCATACAGAaggtaacattaaaaataaataaaccatctGTAAGTGGACCAACAGCCTCTTATATCTAATCGTTTCACAGtatttgctgattttttaaatttaattataataaacagatttttaaaaatgataccataaattaatattttgttttgctGCAAAAACTACTATGCTTTTATCAtaggaaaaattaaggaaacagactTTTAGTTCCAATTCTGAAAACATACTAATGTTCCTCAACATAGTTAATGTAATGGTTAATACACATTTATAGCTGGAACTAATATGAGTTTTTTTAGTCATTTGGCTCAATATTTCCTTAACATAGTAGATATATTAAgaaatttttactattatttacattgttttggttgttgttgcAAGTACAATCACACAATCACtaacattttatgtatttaattaattaatttatttatttatttattttggggtcttcattgctttgcacgggctttctctggtttcagtgagcaggggctactcttcattgcggtgtgcaggcttctaaTTGTGATGACTTCTCTTGTTCTGAAGCACAGGCTGTAGAGGttacaggcttagtagttgtggtacagcggcttagttgctctgaggcatgtggaatcttcccggattaggattgaacccatgtctcatgcgttggcaagtgaattcttattcactgcaccaccagggaagtcctatttatagatgtaattatttattaaaatgtaatcACTAACTGACAACATAAGATTATCTCATCAGTAATTAGATATTGACATGATACTGAAACGGCTATAACACATTTTTGTaaatactgaatttttaattttatttctttgtaaaatttgCAGCTATGATAAAAAATAGTTtacccaaatataaaataaaatgaaatttaaaatgtggaaCAAAAGTTATTTGTGTTCTAATAGATACTTTTTAAGCAAGTTATGCCATCAATAATTAGGTTGCTATTATAAAATGATAATGCTGTCTTTGATCACTCTTTTGTGTTTGCTGATTGATATTACaaaatacaaacatatttttCTGAGGGATGACCTGGGTTTGGCTTTTTGCATGGTCAAATAGTTCATTTCCCACGTTAAAAATTTAAGGTGGCtttgtatgattttatttcattgtgttttacttcaaggacagagaagctgtgCAGCTGCCTAGATGGGCTGTCACTTAAGTGATGTTGAGCTGCTGAAATGAGAAAAGGTCAAGACCTTGCAAAGTGTAAAGCTGTCTTCAGATTGGCCTCTGCTCTTCTTCTGCATTACTTTCTTCAGGCTCTTTCTTAGGGCTTGTGATTTAGTATGTgctgtacctgtgtgtgtgtgatcagtcaaGTCCGTCTCTTGagcccccatgaactgtagcccagcaggctcctccatccagggaatttttcaggcaagaatactggagcgggttgccatttcctactccaggggatcttcctgacccagggattgaacctgcgtctcttgcatttcctgcactggcaggtgtattctttaccagtctgccacctaggaagccctcctGGCTACTGGGCACTACTAAAGCAGCCTCATCCTGTAACATTCAGTAAGATGTCTTAAGTGAGGACTGGCTGAGATGAAGTTTCTTCCttgattgtttttttaatctattttctttccacTCAACAGGTTGTATTCCTTGAGTCCAAGCAGCATAGTAATCTGGCAAGAATGTACTCCCAGAGTAAGAGCTTTCCATGGcttgaagggaaaaggagacagCTACAACCCATGTAAGATGAGAACAGGGGCCTGAGAAGAGCTCTGGGACACCGCTGGAGTAGCCCTGAGCCTATGGTGGAAGTGCTCATTCACATCCCTGAGTTTACTGTAAAACAAGCACTGTctcaaaacacaaagagaaaagtaaaaaataaacaggaatcCCTGTCTCTCTGGTATTTATGTTCTAATGGGAGTGGAGAGGAAGCAGATGGTTAATAAATAATGAAAGCAAATTACATTAGTGAGGAATAAGTGTGACAGGGAAGAATAAAGCAGGAAATTGAATTTGCTATTATTAGAAAATTGAAAcattaaaaagtaaagtctgGGTTGAATCAGTAAaaactttacacttaaaaatagacataggcttccctggtggctcagtggtaaggaatccacctgccaatgcaggagacatgggtttgatccctga
The sequence above is drawn from the Dama dama isolate Ldn47 chromosome 14, ASM3311817v1, whole genome shotgun sequence genome and encodes:
- the LOC133069086 gene encoding histone H3.3C-like; amino-acid sequence: MARTKRTACKSTGRKAPHKQLVIEAAGKSDPSTSGMTRPHRYRPGTVALREIRPYQKSTHFLIRKLPFQRLVREIAQDFKTDLKFQSAAIRTLQEASEAYLVVFLESKQHSNLARMYSQSKSFPWLEGKRRQLQPM